A stretch of Kyrpidia spormannii DNA encodes these proteins:
- a CDS encoding DUF402 domain-containing protein, translated as MGLWGDVPEVAPYGRVCLESVKRGDSPGTWKAHRRWPEAQWLQGRSPVLWFAPGTPVVEGNGRRWSSPYPVICWLWEDKWFHVMALCREDGTGYYCNIASPPVWLPERKTLRVMDLELDVRIEPRGRPKVVDRDEFEMAVRRGRITRIEAAAAERAVEELLGWIKDRSGPFDPAEVIRWRRVGEGQVPE; from the coding sequence ATGGGGTTGTGGGGGGATGTTCCGGAAGTCGCTCCTTATGGGCGGGTGTGTTTGGAGAGTGTGAAGCGCGGGGATTCCCCGGGGACATGGAAAGCACACCGGCGGTGGCCCGAAGCGCAGTGGCTCCAAGGCCGATCTCCAGTGTTGTGGTTTGCTCCCGGGACTCCAGTGGTGGAAGGGAATGGCCGGAGGTGGAGCAGTCCTTACCCGGTGATCTGTTGGCTGTGGGAGGACAAGTGGTTTCACGTGATGGCCCTGTGTCGCGAAGACGGGACGGGTTATTATTGCAATATAGCCAGTCCGCCCGTATGGTTGCCGGAACGAAAGACCCTGCGGGTGATGGATCTGGAGCTCGACGTGCGCATAGAACCCCGAGGTCGGCCTAAGGTGGTGGATCGGGATGAATTCGAGATGGCGGTGAGGCGCGGCCGGATCACCCGGATAGAGGCGGCAGCAGCGGAGCGGGCCGTGGAAGAGCTGCTCGGGTGGATCAAGGACCGGAGTGGACCGTTTGATCCCGCGGAAGTCATCCGTTGGCGGCGGGTCGGCGAAGGGCAGGTTCCTGAGTAA
- the ytvI gene encoding sporulation integral membrane protein YtvI — MSRWRPGSMWPPELLRYFRKLAETALLVLFMIVVSWAFLQTLPYTMPFVIGLVIAVLLQPIVRLLERWRVSRTAAILTAMVVILGVISLGLVYVIVQIAQEVAVLSGQLPQIYASVRDWISYQFQHGREIVPPSMSAEMEAMLQHFTQLGSTEVSRLLDYVLSWLHGLTGLPEWITVLVLAIISTYFFLRDRERIARGLVSVLPPSWDLKLTAVFRDVAHAMTGMVRAQLILTLITMVMSIIGLLVFRVEYAITIGTLIGLTGLVPIVGSLIVTIPWAGWCLITGQYTLGLEILALQGVISLVRHIIEPKILADNMGLDTFSALIAVYVGWKILGVLGLFVGPILWVGIESLVRAQIFQDFIPHSPSVPPDGGAGAESSGSGPPESGPPPSGTGEGRPDSQERGRRPEGPGDESGL; from the coding sequence TTGAGCCGATGGCGCCCGGGTTCTATGTGGCCGCCAGAGTTGCTGCGGTATTTTCGCAAATTGGCCGAAACGGCCCTGTTGGTTCTGTTCATGATCGTCGTATCCTGGGCGTTCTTGCAGACGCTCCCCTACACGATGCCCTTTGTGATCGGCCTGGTCATCGCCGTCCTCCTGCAGCCGATCGTCCGCCTGCTGGAGAGGTGGCGGGTATCCCGAACTGCCGCGATCCTGACGGCCATGGTCGTGATACTGGGGGTGATCTCCCTCGGACTGGTTTATGTGATTGTCCAAATCGCCCAGGAAGTCGCGGTGTTATCGGGTCAGTTGCCGCAAATTTACGCGTCGGTGCGGGATTGGATCAGCTATCAGTTTCAACACGGCCGGGAGATCGTACCTCCGTCCATGAGCGCTGAGATGGAAGCGATGCTCCAACATTTTACGCAACTTGGTTCGACGGAGGTCTCCCGGCTCTTGGACTACGTCCTCAGCTGGCTCCACGGATTGACGGGGCTTCCTGAGTGGATTACGGTTTTGGTGCTCGCCATCATCAGCACGTATTTTTTTCTTAGAGACCGGGAGCGGATTGCCCGTGGGCTGGTTTCCGTGTTGCCGCCCAGCTGGGATCTGAAATTAACCGCGGTGTTTCGGGATGTGGCCCATGCGATGACCGGGATGGTGCGGGCCCAGCTGATCCTGACGCTGATAACCATGGTCATGTCGATCATCGGCCTGTTGGTTTTTCGCGTGGAATATGCGATCACCATCGGAACGCTGATCGGTTTGACGGGACTCGTGCCCATCGTGGGATCCTTGATTGTGACAATCCCGTGGGCCGGGTGGTGTCTGATCACCGGGCAATACACCCTGGGGCTGGAGATTCTGGCGCTGCAGGGGGTAATCTCCTTGGTGCGCCACATTATCGAACCAAAGATCCTCGCGGACAACATGGGGCTGGATACCTTTTCCGCGTTGATTGCCGTGTACGTGGGCTGGAAGATCCTTGGTGTGCTTGGGCTATTTGTAGGCCCCATCCTGTGGGTGGGGATCGAATCTTTGGTACGGGCGCAAATTTTCCAGGATTTTATTCCCCATTCCCCAAGTGTACCCCCGGACGGTGGTGCAGGGGCGGAATCCTCGGGATCGGGCCCTCCGGAATCTGGGCCACCCCCATCCGGCACAGGGGAAGGACGCCCGGATTCTCAGGAACGGGGCCGACGACCCGAGGGGCCGGGGGATGAATCCGGTTTATGA
- a CDS encoding DUF5325 family protein, producing the protein MTQPSNHSSDGVPRKYRPIFFVMALVAIFCFALVGQSLSDGNVPRAMAALIAAVVIVGAGFIWRGRLLR; encoded by the coding sequence TTGACCCAGCCTTCGAATCACTCGTCTGACGGGGTCCCGCGGAAGTACCGGCCGATCTTCTTCGTCATGGCCTTGGTTGCAATCTTTTGCTTTGCCCTGGTGGGGCAAAGTTTGTCGGACGGCAACGTCCCAAGGGCCATGGCGGCCCTCATTGCAGCCGTGGTCATTGTCGGGGCCGGTTTTATCTGGAGAGGTCGGTTACTCCGATAA